From a region of the Zingiber officinale cultivar Zhangliang chromosome 4B, Zo_v1.1, whole genome shotgun sequence genome:
- the LOC121976492 gene encoding rho GTPase-activating protein 5-like produces MARFSLVYHGDLAPSHTSRSLCEEEEDDEEEEEEFPISSPLILPGSDREKGETQHQHHHHSSATAALVAALRKSLVICSVGADEGGGGVSGRRTAACSAVEIGWPTDVRHVAHVTFDRFGGYLGLPIELEPEVPPTAPSASVSVFGVSVESMQCCYDDRGNSMPTILLLMQRHLYSEGGLQVEGIFRINAENDQELLVREQLNGGTVPHGIDLHCLAGLIKAWFRELPKGVLDALTPDQVMHCNTEEACTELLRMLPPTEAALLDWVINLMADVVEHEDYNKMNARNIAMVFAPNMTKMADPLTALIHAVQVMNFLRTLILKTLRNRKEALFMAREHNLCSESPSDKDEAKSYTTSETPTLSTCEITMDGYDIDRVGIGKFLLDASQSLGTSEDSFGSFDKKNENAEQFEFVSAKISHADPEFDGTKEECKCRFVYGDVERVMGRLRFRKGVKKIRRKRVFQLGKSTKRSAELVDYEEKRENWT; encoded by the exons ATGGCTCGTTTCTCCCTCGTCTACCATGGCGACTTGGCTCCGTCGCATACCTCCCGTTCcctctgcgaagaagaagaggacgacgaggaggaagaggaggaattcCCGATCTCTTCGCCCCTAATCCTGCCGGGATCGGACCGGGAGAAGGGGGAAACTCAACACCAACACCATCACCATTCCTCGGCTACGGCCGCGCTGGTGGCAGCGCTGAGGAAGTCCTTGGTGATCTGCAGCGTCGGCGCCGACGAGGGCGGCGGCGGTGTCTCGGGACGTCGCACGGCAGCCTGTTCCGCCGTGGAGATCGGGTGGCCCACCGACGTGCGACACGTAGCGCACGTGACCTTCGACCGCTTCGGCGGATATCTCGGCCTGCCCATCGAGCTGGAACCGGAGGTCCCCCCAACGGCTCCCAGCGCCAG TGTTAGCGTATTTGGGGTTTCTGTTGAATCCATGCAATGCTGTTACGATGATAGAGGGAATAGCATGCCAACAATTCTCCTCTTGATGCAAAGACACTTGTACTCTGAAGGAGGTCTACAG GTTGAAGGTATTTTTCGAATCAATGCTGAGAATGACCAAGAACTTCTTGTCAGAGAGCAACTGAATGGAGGTACCGTTCCACATGGGATTGATTTGCATTGCCTAGCAGGGTTGATAAAG GCCTGGTTCAGAGAATTACCAAAAGGAGTGCTCGACGCTCTAACACCAGATCAGGTTATGCACTGTAATACTGAAGAAGCATGCACTGAACTCTTAAGGATGCTGCCACCAACCGAAGCAGCACTACTCGATTGGGTTATCAATTTGATGGCAGATGTTGTGGAGCATGAAGACTACAACAAGATGAATGCTCGAAACATCGCAATGGTTTTTGCACCAAACATGACGAAG ATGGCTGACCCCTTAACTGCACTGATACATGCAGTCCAAGTTATGAACTTCCTTCGAACACTGATCCTGAAGACATTGCGCAATAGAAAAGAGGCATTGTTCATGGCCAGGGAACACAATTTATGCTCTGAATCTCCAAGTGATAAGGATGAAGCAAAATCTTATACTACTTCAGAAACACCTACATTGAGCACCTGCGAGATAACCATGGACGGCTATGATATCGATAGAGTGGGCATCGGGAAATTCTTGTTAGATGCTAGTCAATCACTGGGTACAAGTGAAGATAGTTTCGGCAGCTTTGACAAAAAGAATGAAAATGCTGAACAGTTTGAGTTCGTCTCTGCAAAAATCTCACATGCTGACCCCGAGTTCGATGGCACAAAAGAGGAGTGCAAGTGCAGATTTGTGTACGGGGATGTGGAACGAGTGATGGGCAGATTGAGGTTTAGGAAAGGAGTGAAGAAAATTCGCAGAAAACGTGTGTTTCAACTGGGCAAGTCCACTAAGAGATCCGCAGAGCTCGTAGATTatgaagaaaaaagagaaaattgGACATGA
- the LOC121976493 gene encoding probable protein S-acyltransferase 12 has protein sequence MDCACVVINPFRLCSALRVLGSFMVLLFLAIVALSYYAVVVVAWGPRLFHSFPLPLLASAIIVIFHLLLALLIWSYFMVVFRDPGAVPANWRPFLDEESPERTASAMLADFVAPETRASASSSLEGFERRPNINYCARCQNGKPPRCHHCSVCQRCVLKMDHHCVWVVNCVGAHNYKFFLLFLLYTFLETVLDTFVLLPSFINFFGDARRHSSSPGNLAVTFLAFVLNLAFALSLLCFVVMHTSLVLSNTTTIEVYEKKKAVAWKYDIGKRNNFEQVFGAKKLFWFLPLFSAEDLEKIPALQGLDFPTRSDVEP, from the exons ATGGACTGCGCCTGCGTCGTCATCAACCCTTTCCGCCTCTGCTCCGCCCTTCGGGTGCTTGGCTCCTTCATGGTCCTCCTATTTCTTGCCATCGTCGCCCTCTCCTACTACGCCGTCGTCGTCGTCGCCTGGGGCCCGCGCCTGTTCCACAGCTTCCCCCTCCCACTTCTCGCCTCCGCCATCATCGTCATCTTTCACCTGCTG CTTGCATTGTTAATATGGAGTTATTTTATGGTAGTTTTTCGTGATCCTGGTGCTGTCCCTGCTAATTGGAGGCCTTTTCTCGATGAAGAGTCTCCTGAAAGAACTGCTTCTGCAATGCTTGCAGATTTTGTTGCTCCTGAAACCAGGGCTTCTGCATCTTCCTCTTTAGAAGGATTTGAAAGAAGACCTAATATCAACTATTGTGCTCGTTGTCAAAATGGCAAACCTCCTCGTTGTCATCACTGTTCTGTTT GTCAAAGGTGCGTGCTTAAGATGGATCATCATTGTGTATGGGTTGTTAATTGCGTAGGGGCTCACAATTACAAATTCTTTCTTCTGTTCTTG CTTTATACATTCCTCGAGACGGTATTGGACACCTTTGTCTTGCTTCcaagttttattaattttttcggCGATGCAAGGAGACACTCTAGTTCACCTGGGAATCTTGCTGTTACGTTTCTTGCATTTG TCCTTAATCTAGCTTTTGCACTGAGCCTTCTCTGTTTTGTCGTCATGCACACATCTCTTGTTTTGAGCAACACCACAACGATAGAG GTTTATGAGAAGAAGAAAGCAGTCGCATGGAAGTATGATATCGGAAAGAGGAATAACTTTGAACAG GTTTTTGGGGCGAAGAAGTTGTTCTGGTTTCTCCCATTATTCTCTGCAGAAGATCTTGAAAAGATTCCGGCACTTCAAGGTCTGGATTTTCCAACTCGCTCAGATGTCGAACCGTGA